The Streptomyces collinus DNA segment GCCGGGCGAGGTGGTCGGCGAGGGCGGTGGAGGCACCGAGGACGCCGAGGAGGCGGTCGCGCAGGGGCTTGGCCGCGATCAGGGTGTCGAGCAGTTCCCGGCGGGCGCCCGGACTCTGCTGGGCCTCCAGCAGCCGGACGAGGCCGAGCAGCGCGAGATCGGGGTCGGCGGTTGCGCCCAGCGCCTCCAGCAGCACCGGGTCGTCGCGCAGGGGCGCGAGCTCCGGGCTGTCCAGGAGCCGCTCGGCGGCGGAGGCGTCGGTGAAGCCGTGCCGCAGCAGCCGTGTGAAGGTACTGCTCCTGCGCCCCGGCGCCGCCGTCATCCGGGCCTCCCTCGCACTGTTCCTCGGACATGCATCGGATCAAGGTCGTACGGCTTTGAGCCTAACCGCACGGGCCGGGGGAAGCGCCGGGGAGTTCGGCAGGCGGACGAGGGCCGCGCGGCGGGGGCTGTTGGCCTGTGCGGCGGGGGTCGTGGGCCTGTGCGGTGGGGGTTGTGGGCCTGTGCGGCGAGAGGCACGCGACCGACGAGGGACGACCGCACCGCCGAAGGCGGCCAGAGGCGCGCGGCTACGGGGGCTGGCCGCGCCGTGGGAGGCGGGGTACGGCGGTTGGCCGCGCTACGGCAGACGCCAGGGCCATTTGCACCACGGCACGGGTCCCGCCGCCGTCTACTCGGTGGCGCCGCACACCGTTTTCGGCTTCGGTGAGGGGGAGCCGTTCAGCCGGCTTCAGTCGGTTTCAGCCCGCGTCAGCCGGACGAGGTGATCGGTTCTCATGAGGCCGGACGAAGGAGTCACGCCATGGACATCACCCTCGAAGTCATCCCGCTGCCCGTGACCGACATCGACCGCGCCCGGGACTTCTACCGGGACAAGGTCGGCTTCCACGTGGACATCGACCAGGAGGTCATGCCCGGGATGCGGATCGTCCAGCTGACACCGCCGGGTTCCGGCTGCTCGATCGCCCTGGGCGAGTCCATCTGGGAGATGACGCCCGGCCCCACCCCGGCGCCGGGCTCCTACCAGGGCCTGCAACTGTGCGTCGCCGACATCAAGGCGGCCCACGCGGAGCTGGTCGCCCGCGGCCTCGACGTCTCGGAGCCGGTCCAGTACTCGCCGGACGACGGCGCCACGTTCATGCACTTCCAGGACCCGGACGGCAACGGGTGGGCGGTC contains these protein-coding regions:
- a CDS encoding VOC family protein: MDITLEVIPLPVTDIDRARDFYRDKVGFHVDIDQEVMPGMRIVQLTPPGSGCSIALGESIWEMTPGPTPAPGSYQGLQLCVADIKAAHAELVARGLDVSEPVQYSPDDGATFMHFQDPDGNGWAVQEYRRRATEPLHRLLADLKRQQA